In one Nocardioides luteus genomic region, the following are encoded:
- a CDS encoding DUF1972 domain-containing protein, whose translation MTPTVRMLGTRGVPAAHGGFETAVENIGLDLVDRGWRVVVYCQDDEPHADLRIDSWKGIERVHVPARHDGPRGTIEFDVGAVRHAAREAAQDGSVCVTFGYNTGALNSVLRSRRVPNIINMDGIEWKRARWSGPEKAFLWTQERAACWLGDHLIADHPEIARHLATRVPVEKITTIAYGAPPVVDAPEWPVLDHGLEPGSYLTLIARPVPENSILEVVRAFSSRRWGRKLVVLGSYDPADAYQRAVLEAASDEVVFLGAIYDTDIVSALRFHSVAYVHGHQVGGTNPSLVEALGCGNAVIAHDNRYNRWVADGAALYFSDEAGVVTALERLLSEPELAASLSAGARARHSAEFTWSRITDQYEALLRAHMR comes from the coding sequence GCTGGCGCGTGGTCGTCTACTGCCAGGACGACGAGCCGCACGCAGACCTGCGCATCGACTCGTGGAAGGGCATCGAGCGCGTCCACGTGCCGGCCCGTCACGACGGTCCGCGCGGGACGATCGAGTTCGACGTCGGTGCGGTGCGGCATGCCGCCCGCGAGGCCGCGCAGGACGGCAGCGTCTGCGTGACGTTCGGCTACAACACCGGCGCGCTCAACTCGGTGCTCCGCTCCCGCCGCGTCCCCAACATCATCAACATGGACGGCATCGAGTGGAAGCGGGCCCGCTGGTCCGGCCCCGAGAAGGCCTTCCTGTGGACCCAGGAGCGGGCCGCCTGCTGGCTCGGTGACCACCTGATCGCCGACCACCCCGAGATCGCCCGTCACCTGGCGACCCGGGTGCCGGTCGAGAAGATCACCACGATCGCCTACGGTGCGCCGCCTGTTGTCGATGCACCGGAGTGGCCGGTGCTCGACCACGGGCTGGAGCCGGGCTCCTATCTCACCCTGATCGCCCGCCCGGTGCCGGAGAACAGCATCCTCGAGGTCGTCCGGGCCTTCTCCAGCCGCCGGTGGGGCCGGAAGCTGGTCGTCCTGGGCTCCTATGATCCGGCGGACGCCTACCAGCGCGCCGTCCTCGAGGCGGCGAGCGACGAGGTCGTCTTCCTCGGTGCGATCTACGACACCGACATCGTCTCGGCCCTGCGCTTCCACTCGGTGGCGTACGTCCACGGGCATCAGGTCGGCGGCACCAACCCATCGCTGGTCGAGGCGCTGGGTTGCGGCAACGCCGTGATCGCCCACGACAACCGCTACAACCGCTGGGTCGCCGACGGCGCCGCGCTCTACTTCTCCGACGAGGCCGGCGTCGTCACCGCGCTGGAGCGGCTCCTGTCCGAGCCCGAGCTCGCTGCATCCCTGTCCGCGGGCGCCCGGGCCCGGCACTCGGCCGAGTTCACCTGGAGCCGGATCACCGACCAGTACGAGGCGCTCCTGCGCGCCCACATGCGCTGA